The proteins below come from a single Acinonyx jubatus isolate Ajub_Pintada_27869175 chromosome A1, VMU_Ajub_asm_v1.0, whole genome shotgun sequence genomic window:
- the CDX1 gene encoding homeobox protein CDX-1 encodes MYVGYVLDKDSPVYPGPARPASLGLGPQAYGPPPAPPGPSQYPDFTGYSHVEPAPAPSAAWSAPFSAPKDDWAAAYGPGPTAPAASPAPLAFGPPPDFSPVPAPPGPGPSLLAQPLGGPGAPSSPGAQRRTPYEWMRRSVAAGGGCGSGKTRTKDKYRVVYTDHQRLELEKEFHYSRYITIRRKSELAANLGLTERQVKIWFQNRRAKERKVNKKKQQQQQPPPPAHEVAPTAAGPSLGGLGPSSASLLGASSPMPVKEEYLP; translated from the exons ATGTACGTGGGCTATGTGCTGGACAAGGATTCTCCGGTCTACCCCGGCCCCGCCAGGCCCGCGAGCCTCGGCCTGGGCCCGCAAGCCTACGgccccccgcccgcgcccccTGGGCCCTCGCAGTACCCCGACTTTACCGGCTACTCTCACGTGGAGCCGGCCCCCGCACCCTCTGCGGCCTGGAGCGCGCCCTTCTCTGCGCCCAAGGACGACTGGGCCGCCGCCTATGGCCCAGGCCCTACGGCCCCCGCCGCCAGCCCAGCCCCGCTGGCATTCGGGCCCCCTCCGGACTTTAGCCCGGTGCCCGCGCCCCCTGGGCCTGGCCCAAGCCTCCTGGCGCAGCCCCTCGGCGGCCCGGGCGCACCGTCCTCGCCCGGAGCGCAAAGGCGGACGCCCTACGAGTGGATGCGGCGCAGCGTGGCGGCGGGAGGCGGCTGTGGCAGCG GTAAGACCCGGACCAAGGACAAGTACCGCGTGGTCTACACCGACCACCAGCGCCTGGAGCTGGAAAAGGAGTTCCACTATAGCCGTTACATCACCATCCGGCGGAAGTCAGAGCTGGCCGCCAATCTGGGGCTCACTGAACGGCAG GTGAAAATCTGGTTCCAAAACCGGCGGGCAAAGGAGCGCAAAGTGaacaaaaagaagcagcagcagcagcagcccccacCGCCAGCCCACGAAGTGGCCCCCACCGCAGCTGGGCCGTCCCTGGGGGGCCtgggccccagctctgccagcctCTTGGGTGCCTCCTCCCCAATGCCTGTTAAGGAGGAGTATCTGCCAtag